The following are encoded together in the Candidatus Omnitrophota bacterium genome:
- a CDS encoding C25 family cysteine peptidase gives MCESWLKNYLFSRFFQIKKRSLLTTVSILTILLTINNISYSAEKQDFPPKISSQKIIESNLHNFSRSLEINPSIANQGKGQLQVSIKFPEEFPVISLSEGGSQKIQFAENHEYLLTNHNGKTPVPYYTLNIVVPKDAKDFKISNIKTKEIQKEINQPLTFEQAEEKNKSAKTNREQKSSNVKILGTSQFRDITFLTLQIFPVDYNSSNHIITQTQGIQFNLSFQTRASDNTVKIKNPEKNVFHKIYQSQFLNYQWKKDTAILEGKNKPKTQGEYRVLTAQQILDPAYDTNTQFFPDYLVIRSQAFINSASFNSWLNHRVLQAGGAHTIGVISLETLYSAYSSGTNQQRIKNCISFLYQNWRQSANIADITYLLLIGDADYGSEAQSWFMPTWDSNNQTTGITGDNKYGCLIGNDDIPELLIGRFPIKDETELSTIINKTLSFENNPPQGENHYGTRHLFLGGSAEALYPSSNGARYTLLENYQESEEYNNREVYNNHYPNFTFIHHDPMIHDLINNKGVLTIAYNGNDGTEEGWQPENIDLDALNNTNDIPALVISASSRTARFDWIEGDCFGERWIKKTNGGALAFLGPSRTTTTNPSFFADEEILKGIYKNGAVSLGASVFQAILRFAVTPGCEEQYRYNLLGDPAVNITNHLGLSSKPEAKVLFNADMPQHPLAGENIPLNISVKNVGRGTLPAYTFQGFYYDYAGDIPLSDEIHISPNLMADGTYTVKENWEFQEKFWEHFRVDTQMGVPINEWVDELSEFNNIDNSNVYFSVQYPMHFNPNNTTGIEVGSYEHPYTKLKYPYPDNTNKGMQKIINAREPGLRVTIYFYPGIYGEEEGQNTFTLRDMSLTGEGESESIVIKQDSFDCIGSIEFNNIAFNVPDGVPIVTEDILSVKNCIFYGNQTGVQVQNTWAFYNDGYSADITNNIFFNNTNAIKIIDEKINVPFINNVVYDNTRFVNISSGEDSSNSLNIKNNIIRENFHNLINPLQINIQNNFNNTDIDYLLAWGSNNINVNPEFIDPNNSNFHLAETSPCVDAGDPDPIYNDLDGSRNDMGAYGGPNAYAPIKITSP, from the coding sequence ATGTGCGAATCTTGGTTGAAGAATTATTTATTTTCGCGTTTTTTTCAAATTAAAAAAAGAAGTCTTCTTACCACAGTTTCAATTCTCACAATTCTTTTAACTATTAACAACATCAGTTATTCTGCAGAAAAACAAGATTTTCCTCCAAAGATATCTTCTCAAAAAATCATTGAATCTAATCTACATAATTTTTCACGTTCCCTTGAAATAAATCCATCCATTGCTAATCAAGGGAAGGGACAGCTTCAAGTTTCTATTAAATTCCCTGAAGAATTTCCTGTTATCTCACTTAGCGAAGGAGGATCTCAAAAGATTCAATTTGCAGAGAATCATGAATACCTCTTAACTAATCATAACGGAAAAACACCTGTTCCTTACTACACGCTTAACATTGTCGTGCCTAAGGATGCAAAAGACTTTAAAATTTCTAATATCAAAACAAAAGAAATTCAAAAAGAAATTAATCAACCCCTGACTTTTGAACAAGCCGAAGAAAAGAACAAATCTGCTAAAACAAACAGAGAGCAAAAATCATCAAATGTCAAAATACTCGGCACATCTCAATTTCGGGATATCACATTTTTAACACTTCAAATTTTTCCTGTAGATTACAACTCTTCAAACCATATAATTACTCAAACACAAGGGATACAGTTTAATTTAAGCTTTCAAACACGAGCTTCAGACAACACCGTAAAAATCAAAAACCCTGAAAAGAATGTCTTTCACAAAATCTATCAGAGCCAATTTCTTAACTATCAATGGAAAAAAGATACTGCCATTCTAGAGGGCAAGAATAAGCCTAAAACACAAGGAGAATACCGCGTCTTGACAGCCCAGCAAATCCTTGATCCAGCTTATGATACTAATACCCAGTTCTTTCCGGATTACCTCGTTATTCGTTCACAAGCCTTTATCAATTCAGCTTCGTTTAATTCTTGGTTGAATCATCGTGTTTTGCAGGCAGGAGGCGCTCATACCATTGGCGTGATATCACTTGAAACCCTTTATAGCGCCTATTCTTCCGGAACCAATCAGCAGCGCATCAAAAACTGCATTAGTTTCCTTTATCAGAATTGGCGACAAAGCGCGAACATCGCTGACATTACGTATCTTTTGCTTATTGGAGACGCTGACTATGGATCCGAGGCGCAATCTTGGTTTATGCCGACATGGGATTCCAATAATCAAACCACAGGAATTACAGGGGATAATAAATACGGATGTCTTATCGGTAACGATGATATCCCTGAGCTTTTGATTGGCAGATTTCCTATTAAGGATGAAACGGAACTATCAACCATCATCAACAAAACACTTTCGTTTGAAAACAATCCTCCGCAAGGCGAAAATCACTATGGGACACGGCATTTATTTTTAGGAGGCTCTGCAGAAGCTCTTTATCCATCAAGCAATGGTGCTCGCTATACGCTGCTTGAAAACTATCAAGAATCCGAAGAATACAACAACCGAGAAGTCTATAACAATCATTACCCTAATTTTACCTTTATCCATCATGATCCAATGATTCACGATCTTATCAATAATAAAGGCGTATTAACAATCGCATATAATGGTAACGACGGTACCGAAGAGGGATGGCAGCCTGAGAATATTGATCTTGACGCTCTTAATAATACTAATGATATACCAGCGCTTGTCATCAGCGCTTCTTCGCGCACAGCACGCTTTGATTGGATCGAAGGCGACTGTTTTGGAGAAAGATGGATTAAGAAAACAAATGGTGGCGCGCTAGCCTTTTTGGGACCATCGAGAACAACAACAACGAATCCTTCATTTTTTGCTGATGAAGAAATTCTTAAAGGTATTTATAAAAATGGAGCAGTAAGTTTAGGCGCATCCGTGTTTCAGGCAATTCTAAGATTTGCCGTCACGCCAGGCTGTGAGGAGCAGTATCGCTATAATCTGCTTGGAGACCCAGCCGTTAATATCACAAATCATCTCGGCCTTTCTTCAAAACCTGAAGCGAAGGTACTTTTTAACGCTGATATGCCTCAACACCCCCTTGCCGGCGAGAACATTCCTTTAAATATCTCTGTAAAAAATGTTGGGCGAGGCACACTGCCTGCGTATACATTCCAAGGGTTCTATTATGATTATGCTGGAGATATTCCGCTAAGCGATGAAATCCATATAAGCCCAAATTTGATGGCGGACGGAACCTACACTGTTAAAGAAAATTGGGAATTTCAAGAAAAATTCTGGGAACATTTTAGAGTAGACACTCAAATGGGTGTTCCTATTAACGAATGGGTAGATGAACTATCAGAATTTAATAATATTGATAATAGCAACGTATATTTTAGCGTTCAATACCCTATGCATTTTAATCCCAATAACACAACCGGAATTGAAGTGGGTTCCTACGAGCATCCGTACACAAAACTAAAATATCCATATCCCGATAACACTAATAAAGGAATGCAAAAAATCATCAACGCAAGAGAGCCAGGGCTTCGTGTCACTATTTATTTTTATCCAGGCATTTATGGCGAAGAAGAAGGACAGAATACCTTTACATTAAGAGATATGTCTTTGACAGGAGAAGGCGAATCAGAAAGCATCGTTATAAAGCAAGACAGCTTTGATTGTATTGGCTCAATAGAATTTAATAATATCGCTTTTAATGTTCCTGATGGCGTTCCTATTGTGACGGAAGATATCCTTTCTGTTAAAAATTGTATTTTTTATGGGAATCAAACAGGTGTCCAGGTTCAAAATACATGGGCATTTTATAATGATGGATATTCCGCGGATATCACAAATAATATCTTTTTCAACAACACTAATGCCATAAAAATAATCGATGAAAAAATTAATGTTCCATTCATCAATAATGTTGTCTATGATAACACGCGATTCGTGAACATTTCAAGCGGCGAGGATTCTTCTAATAGCTTAAATATTAAAAATAATATCATTCGAGAAAATTTTCATAACTTAATAAATCCATTGCAAATTAATATTCAAAATAATTTTAACAACACGGACATTGATTATCTTCTTGCTTGGGGGTCTAATAACATTAATGTTAATCCAGAGTTTATCGACCCGAACAACAGCAACTTTCACCTTGCAGAAACATCGCCCTGCGTTGACGCCGGAGACCCAGACCCTATTTATAACGATCTCGATGGCTCACGCAACGACATGGGCGCCTACGGCGGACCCAACGCCTATGCTCCCATAAAAATTACAAGCCCG